One Ochotona princeps isolate mOchPri1 chromosome 7, mOchPri1.hap1, whole genome shotgun sequence genomic window carries:
- the LOC131480789 gene encoding sperm-associated antigen 11B-like: MELGFSASFASLLLAVLLFPELPHSQDADHLATEPATVAQQLPAEQKHPRSPRQGNYHNIVPRTPPFYDPGDYFKVVDCRRTGGVCQEFCYYMETQMGYCSEKKDSCCVRHQ, encoded by the exons ATGGAGCTGGGCTTCTCCGCGTCCTTCGCCAGCCTGTTGCTTGCGGTTCTGCTGTTTCCAG AACTGCCCCATTCCCAGGATGCAGAccacttagccactgagcctgccacagtagcccagcagctaccTGCTGAACAAAAACATCCGCGGTCACCACGCCAAGGAAACTACCACAACATAGTCCCACGCACCCCACCTTTTTATG ACCCTGGAGATTATTTCAAAGTCGTTGACTGCAGGAGAACTGGAGGCGTCTGTCAAGAATTTTGTTATTATATGGAAACACAAATGGGCTACTGCTCGGAAAAGAAAGACTCGTGTTGCGTGCGTCACCAATGA